In a genomic window of Apteryx mantelli isolate bAptMan1 chromosome 2, bAptMan1.hap1, whole genome shotgun sequence:
- the SNX16 gene encoding sorting nexin-16 isoform X1, whose amino-acid sequence MATPYVPVPIGSSSSSFTNRNQRSSSFGSISTSSSSSKGQLEDSTVGSFKKMSVPDQIGSTSSVCSSPLVRTKFTGMDTSIEYCSQPIEDIEQNTDSRSWEDRPSTPTILGYEVMEERAKFTVYKILVKRSSEESWVVFRRYTDFSRLNDKLKDMFPGFRLALPPKRWFKDNYNPDFLEDRQLGLQAFLQNLVAHKDIANCLAVREFLCLDDPPGPFDSLEESRAFCETLEETNYRLQKELLEKQREVESLKKLLSEKQLHIDAIERRIRDLSLGKMTRQMSGEESECSGEVESSAVEADQGTLGEDSCSDKENHEACWSGSLAESSVPEIEVAEVAYTADEEE is encoded by the exons aTGGCAACACCATATGTTCCTGTTCCTATTGGAAGTTCATCTTCCAGCTTTACAAACAGAAACCAAAGAAGTTCTTCTTTTGGGAGCATATCAACAAGTTCAAGCTCCTCAAAAGGACAGCTGGAAGACTCTACTGTTGGTAGTTTTAAAAAGATGAGCGTGCCTGACCAGATTGGCTCTACGTCATCTGTGTGTAGTAGTCCACTTGTTAGGACTAAGTTTACAGGTATGGACACATCCATAGAATACTGTTCTCAGCCCATAGAAGATATAGAGCAGAATACAGATTCAAGGAGCTGGGAAGATCGACCATCCACGCCTACTATACTGGGTTATGAGGTGATGGAGGAAAGGGCAAAATTCACT GTGTACAAAATACTAGTAAAAAGAAGTTCAGAGGAAAGTTGGGTGGTTTTTAGACGGTACACTGACTTTTCCAGGCTTAATGACAAG CTAAAAGATATGTTTCCAGGCTTTCGATTGGCTCTTCCACCAAAGCGCTGGTTCAAGGATAATTATAATCCTGACTTCTTGGAAGATCGACAGTTGGGACTACAAGCATTCCTCCAAAACCTAGTAGCTCATAAAGATATTGCTAACTG CCTTGCAGTGAGAGAATTTCTTTGTCTGGATGATCCTCCGGGTCCTTTCGATAGTCTAGAGGAGAGCAGG GCTTTCTGTGAAACTCTGGAGGAAACAAATTACCGTCTACAGAAAGAACTGCTTGAAAAACAAAGGGAGGTTGAATCACTGAAGAAATTGTTAAGTGAAAAACAACTTCACATAGATGCTATTGAAAGAAGAATTAG GGATTTATCTTTAGGAAAAATGACTCGTCAAATGTCAGGAGAAGAAAGTGAGTGCAGTGGTGAGGTGGAGTCTTCTGCAGTAGAAGCAGACCAGGGTACCCTGGGTGAGGACAGCTG CTCAGATAAAGAGAATCACGAGGCGTGCTGGAGTGGCTCTTTGGCTGAAAGTTCTGTACCAGAAATTGAAGTCGCTGAAGTAGCGTATACTGCTGATGAAGAAGAATAG
- the SNX16 gene encoding sorting nexin-16 isoform X4 — protein MATPYVPVPIGSSSSSFTNRNQRSSSFGSISTSSSSSKGQLEDSTVGSFKKMSVPDQIGSTSSVCSSPLVRTKFTGMDTSIEYCSQPIEDIEQNTDSRSWEDRPSTPTILGYEVMEERAKFTVYKILVKRSSEESWVVFRRYTDFSRLNDKLKDMFPGFRLALPPKRWFKDNYNPDFLEDRQLGLQAFLQNLVAHKDIANCLAVREFLCLDDPPGPFDSLEESRAFCETLEETNYRLQKELLEKQREVESLKKLLSEKQLHIDAIERRISSDKENHEACWSGSLAESSVPEIEVAEVAYTADEEE, from the exons aTGGCAACACCATATGTTCCTGTTCCTATTGGAAGTTCATCTTCCAGCTTTACAAACAGAAACCAAAGAAGTTCTTCTTTTGGGAGCATATCAACAAGTTCAAGCTCCTCAAAAGGACAGCTGGAAGACTCTACTGTTGGTAGTTTTAAAAAGATGAGCGTGCCTGACCAGATTGGCTCTACGTCATCTGTGTGTAGTAGTCCACTTGTTAGGACTAAGTTTACAGGTATGGACACATCCATAGAATACTGTTCTCAGCCCATAGAAGATATAGAGCAGAATACAGATTCAAGGAGCTGGGAAGATCGACCATCCACGCCTACTATACTGGGTTATGAGGTGATGGAGGAAAGGGCAAAATTCACT GTGTACAAAATACTAGTAAAAAGAAGTTCAGAGGAAAGTTGGGTGGTTTTTAGACGGTACACTGACTTTTCCAGGCTTAATGACAAG CTAAAAGATATGTTTCCAGGCTTTCGATTGGCTCTTCCACCAAAGCGCTGGTTCAAGGATAATTATAATCCTGACTTCTTGGAAGATCGACAGTTGGGACTACAAGCATTCCTCCAAAACCTAGTAGCTCATAAAGATATTGCTAACTG CCTTGCAGTGAGAGAATTTCTTTGTCTGGATGATCCTCCGGGTCCTTTCGATAGTCTAGAGGAGAGCAGG GCTTTCTGTGAAACTCTGGAGGAAACAAATTACCGTCTACAGAAAGAACTGCTTGAAAAACAAAGGGAGGTTGAATCACTGAAGAAATTGTTAAGTGAAAAACAACTTCACATAGATGCTATTGAAAGAAGAATTAG CTCAGATAAAGAGAATCACGAGGCGTGCTGGAGTGGCTCTTTGGCTGAAAGTTCTGTACCAGAAATTGAAGTCGCTGAAGTAGCGTATACTGCTGATGAAGAAGAATAG
- the SNX16 gene encoding sorting nexin-16 isoform X3, with protein MATPYVPVPIGSSSSSFTNRNQRSSSFGSISTSSSSSKGQLEDSTVGSFKKMSVPDQIGSTSSVCSSPLVRTKFTGMDTSIEYCSQPIEDIEQNTDSRSWEDRPSTPTILGYEVMEERAKFTLKDMFPGFRLALPPKRWFKDNYNPDFLEDRQLGLQAFLQNLVAHKDIANCLAVREFLCLDDPPGPFDSLEESRAFCETLEETNYRLQKELLEKQREVESLKKLLSEKQLHIDAIERRIRDLSLGKMTRQMSGEESECSGEVESSAVEADQGTLGEDSCSDKENHEACWSGSLAESSVPEIEVAEVAYTADEEE; from the exons aTGGCAACACCATATGTTCCTGTTCCTATTGGAAGTTCATCTTCCAGCTTTACAAACAGAAACCAAAGAAGTTCTTCTTTTGGGAGCATATCAACAAGTTCAAGCTCCTCAAAAGGACAGCTGGAAGACTCTACTGTTGGTAGTTTTAAAAAGATGAGCGTGCCTGACCAGATTGGCTCTACGTCATCTGTGTGTAGTAGTCCACTTGTTAGGACTAAGTTTACAGGTATGGACACATCCATAGAATACTGTTCTCAGCCCATAGAAGATATAGAGCAGAATACAGATTCAAGGAGCTGGGAAGATCGACCATCCACGCCTACTATACTGGGTTATGAGGTGATGGAGGAAAGGGCAAAATTCACT CTAAAAGATATGTTTCCAGGCTTTCGATTGGCTCTTCCACCAAAGCGCTGGTTCAAGGATAATTATAATCCTGACTTCTTGGAAGATCGACAGTTGGGACTACAAGCATTCCTCCAAAACCTAGTAGCTCATAAAGATATTGCTAACTG CCTTGCAGTGAGAGAATTTCTTTGTCTGGATGATCCTCCGGGTCCTTTCGATAGTCTAGAGGAGAGCAGG GCTTTCTGTGAAACTCTGGAGGAAACAAATTACCGTCTACAGAAAGAACTGCTTGAAAAACAAAGGGAGGTTGAATCACTGAAGAAATTGTTAAGTGAAAAACAACTTCACATAGATGCTATTGAAAGAAGAATTAG GGATTTATCTTTAGGAAAAATGACTCGTCAAATGTCAGGAGAAGAAAGTGAGTGCAGTGGTGAGGTGGAGTCTTCTGCAGTAGAAGCAGACCAGGGTACCCTGGGTGAGGACAGCTG CTCAGATAAAGAGAATCACGAGGCGTGCTGGAGTGGCTCTTTGGCTGAAAGTTCTGTACCAGAAATTGAAGTCGCTGAAGTAGCGTATACTGCTGATGAAGAAGAATAG
- the SNX16 gene encoding sorting nexin-16 isoform X2: MATPYVPVPIGSSSSSFTNRNQRSSSFGSISTSSSSSKGQLEDSTVGSFKKMSVPDQIGSTSSVCSSPLVRTKFTGMDTSIEYCSQPIEDIEQNTDSRSWEDRPSTPTILGYEVMEERAKFTVYKILVKRSSEESWVVFRRYTDFSRLNDKLKDMFPGFRLALPPKRWFKDNYNPDFLEDRQLGLQAFLQNLVAHKDIANCLAVREFLCLDDPPGPFDSLEESRAFCETLEETNYRLQKELLEKQREVESLKKLLSEKQLHIDAIERRIRDLSLGKMTRQMSGEESECSGEVESSAVEADQGTLAQIKRITRRAGVALWLKVLYQKLKSLK, from the exons aTGGCAACACCATATGTTCCTGTTCCTATTGGAAGTTCATCTTCCAGCTTTACAAACAGAAACCAAAGAAGTTCTTCTTTTGGGAGCATATCAACAAGTTCAAGCTCCTCAAAAGGACAGCTGGAAGACTCTACTGTTGGTAGTTTTAAAAAGATGAGCGTGCCTGACCAGATTGGCTCTACGTCATCTGTGTGTAGTAGTCCACTTGTTAGGACTAAGTTTACAGGTATGGACACATCCATAGAATACTGTTCTCAGCCCATAGAAGATATAGAGCAGAATACAGATTCAAGGAGCTGGGAAGATCGACCATCCACGCCTACTATACTGGGTTATGAGGTGATGGAGGAAAGGGCAAAATTCACT GTGTACAAAATACTAGTAAAAAGAAGTTCAGAGGAAAGTTGGGTGGTTTTTAGACGGTACACTGACTTTTCCAGGCTTAATGACAAG CTAAAAGATATGTTTCCAGGCTTTCGATTGGCTCTTCCACCAAAGCGCTGGTTCAAGGATAATTATAATCCTGACTTCTTGGAAGATCGACAGTTGGGACTACAAGCATTCCTCCAAAACCTAGTAGCTCATAAAGATATTGCTAACTG CCTTGCAGTGAGAGAATTTCTTTGTCTGGATGATCCTCCGGGTCCTTTCGATAGTCTAGAGGAGAGCAGG GCTTTCTGTGAAACTCTGGAGGAAACAAATTACCGTCTACAGAAAGAACTGCTTGAAAAACAAAGGGAGGTTGAATCACTGAAGAAATTGTTAAGTGAAAAACAACTTCACATAGATGCTATTGAAAGAAGAATTAG GGATTTATCTTTAGGAAAAATGACTCGTCAAATGTCAGGAGAAGAAAGTGAGTGCAGTGGTGAGGTGGAGTCTTCTGCAGTAGAAGCAGACCAGGGTACCCTGG CTCAGATAAAGAGAATCACGAGGCGTGCTGGAGTGGCTCTTTGGCTGAAAGTTCTGTACCAGAAATTGAAGTCGCTGAAGTAG